Proteins from a genomic interval of Rhodococcoides fascians A25f:
- a CDS encoding CoA transferase produces MTGADQLTPPSTPSDPPSRISTNKAPLHGVRVIGLESFIAAPFASRLVADVGAEVIRIAESRRSRASSACSDPNVNELKGWQVHARRLTTIWMLTRQL; encoded by the coding sequence TTGACCGGGGCAGACCAGCTCACACCACCCTCGACACCGAGCGATCCACCGTCACGGATATCGACGAACAAGGCCCCGCTGCACGGTGTCCGCGTCATCGGGCTCGAAAGCTTCATCGCCGCCCCGTTCGCGAGCAGGTTGGTCGCCGACGTCGGTGCCGAGGTCATCAGAATCGCCGAGTCGCGGCGTTCGAGGGCATCGTCGGCATGTAGCGATCCGAATGTGAACGAATTGAAGGGCTGGCAAGTCCACGCACGTCGACTCACAACCATCTGGATGCTCACGCGGCAATTGTGA
- a CDS encoding PrsW family intramembrane metalloprotease codes for MSTDLVDVRAAALEKTAWGERFDLFQPRNIVFWMFVWLCGTGVVKAWQMLSPLSGYFGRALLIANIIGVISAVIWGWWFRHVDRYERQPVKLALTGFVWGATAATFAIAVQANDALGSLYAKWFGQVWAQDWHAGLSAPLVEETAKGVGIVVLIALAPRLVRTPTDGLLLGAFIGLGFQTSEDLLYSISGATQGFGSHQTDGLVGSIATRTFSDIVSHPLFTALFCAGVIYLLGSPAQPRRIGRGIALIVAPIVVHAVWDSMTALAGGTAVVVVVLMVGDFLFAVTALWIAFVWAHPREAHFVRDVLGPEVDAGVLTDDEVTAAGGWRQQRQYVKAGTDRADKKKRRHLVRAALDLCADLAVSKGLDSDRVVHSRAEIARLREGTKADPLTSDRLASN; via the coding sequence ATGAGCACCGACCTCGTCGATGTACGTGCGGCGGCACTGGAGAAGACCGCGTGGGGCGAAAGGTTCGATCTCTTCCAGCCACGCAACATCGTGTTCTGGATGTTTGTGTGGCTGTGCGGAACGGGTGTCGTCAAGGCATGGCAGATGCTCTCGCCGCTCTCCGGATACTTCGGACGTGCGCTGCTCATCGCCAACATCATCGGTGTGATCAGCGCGGTGATCTGGGGTTGGTGGTTCCGTCACGTCGACCGGTACGAACGCCAACCCGTCAAGCTTGCGCTCACCGGATTCGTTTGGGGCGCAACAGCAGCAACGTTCGCCATCGCGGTACAGGCCAACGACGCGCTCGGCTCGTTGTATGCCAAGTGGTTCGGTCAGGTATGGGCGCAGGACTGGCATGCCGGACTGTCGGCACCGCTCGTCGAGGAAACCGCCAAGGGCGTCGGGATCGTCGTCCTGATCGCGCTCGCGCCGAGGTTGGTTCGCACACCGACCGATGGTCTGCTGCTCGGTGCATTCATCGGCCTGGGATTTCAGACCAGCGAGGATCTGTTGTACTCGATCTCGGGCGCGACACAGGGATTCGGCTCGCATCAAACCGACGGCCTCGTCGGGTCCATCGCAACTCGCACCTTCTCGGACATCGTCTCGCACCCGCTGTTCACTGCATTGTTCTGTGCAGGGGTCATCTATCTACTGGGCAGTCCAGCTCAACCGAGGCGAATCGGGCGCGGCATAGCTCTGATCGTTGCTCCGATCGTCGTTCACGCTGTGTGGGATTCGATGACGGCGCTCGCCGGCGGCACTGCTGTCGTCGTCGTTGTGCTCATGGTGGGAGATTTCCTCTTCGCTGTCACTGCGTTGTGGATCGCTTTCGTCTGGGCCCATCCGCGGGAGGCGCACTTCGTGCGCGATGTTCTCGGTCCGGAAGTCGACGCAGGAGTTCTCACCGATGACGAAGTGACAGCAGCGGGAGGCTGGCGGCAACAGCGTCAGTACGTGAAAGCAGGCACCGATCGAGCAGATAAGAAGAAGCGACGTCACCTCGTTCGCGCCGCACTCGATCTCTGTGCGGATCTCGCGGTCAGCAAAGGTCTCGACAGTGACAGAGTCGTTCATTCACGGGCCGAGATCGCGCGCCTGCGCGAGGGCACCAAGGCGGACCCGCTGACCTCGGATCGACTCGCGTCGAACTGA
- a CDS encoding DUF5708 family protein codes for MGKHTASLAVGAVMIVGGLVLFFAFRDVETPIVGLRQAGVVIAALGAIEVAVTGWSRLGSRRRQHGR; via the coding sequence ATGGGCAAGCACACTGCGTCACTAGCCGTCGGAGCAGTCATGATCGTGGGAGGTTTAGTGCTGTTCTTCGCTTTCCGTGACGTAGAGACACCCATCGTTGGGCTTCGTCAGGCCGGTGTCGTGATCGCGGCGCTCGGCGCAATCGAGGTCGCCGTGACCGGTTGGTCGCGGCTCGGATCCAGACGACGACAGCACGGCAGATGA
- a CDS encoding TetR/AcrR family transcriptional regulator, whose amino-acid sequence MLAEQGIGALSVRSVAAAAGVSPAQVQYYYRTKNELVHAGFDYAGEQFLADVEAAGPGTLTDFVKQWLPLDDRRERRALVWLAYAAISAVDPQLAAASAKLDCEIRQWFVGQKFSELQAAQIFALIDGLTVQCLMLPRSERHVLVERTLEPYIASLESNS is encoded by the coding sequence GTGCTGGCCGAACAGGGCATCGGAGCCTTGAGCGTTCGTAGTGTCGCCGCCGCGGCGGGAGTGTCGCCCGCGCAGGTGCAGTACTACTACCGGACGAAGAACGAATTGGTGCACGCCGGCTTCGACTATGCAGGAGAGCAGTTCCTTGCGGACGTGGAGGCCGCGGGGCCGGGCACGCTGACGGACTTCGTGAAGCAGTGGCTCCCCCTCGACGATCGGCGCGAACGCCGTGCGCTTGTTTGGCTTGCTTATGCAGCCATCTCGGCTGTCGACCCTCAATTGGCTGCAGCCTCGGCGAAGCTCGACTGCGAGATTCGCCAATGGTTCGTCGGCCAGAAATTCTCCGAACTTCAAGCCGCGCAGATCTTCGCGCTGATCGATGGGCTCACCGTGCAGTGCCTGATGCTGCCTCGATCGGAACGGCACGTGCTCGTCGAGCGGACGCTTGAGCCCTACATAGCTTCCCTCGAATCGAACTCGTGA
- a CDS encoding DUF4041 domain-containing protein, whose product MTGPDDTIRALRTTLVAKERELNDLLDRLKVVEQERDEARLHAARWGSSPEPASGPAPTGVVETDDRIVLQEVGIYTYQHPLENAEQFRERLATVRDEIKAAVVGGGAIVASDMFSFNNSLVKGRKMTSDLSKLMLRAYNAEADICVRTIRAGNLATAVNRLEKAAATIAKLGDMMQMHVAETYHRLRVEELELTADYMMKVQEEKLAQREERERLREERKVEQELAAQREKLDKERAHYQNVLDSLAGRTDAESQRIRDKLGELDQAIAQNDYRRANIRAGYVYVISNRGAFGPDVVKIGMTRRLEPMDRVRELGSASVPFPFDVHALYFSDDAVALEGALHAAFTTRRLNHANLRREFFFAEPGQVREVLAQKVGNLLEYTEEPEATQYFQSRGSWPTSVLSRPEV is encoded by the coding sequence ATGACAGGCCCAGACGACACTATCCGGGCTCTTCGAACCACTCTGGTAGCCAAAGAGCGCGAGCTCAACGATCTGTTGGATCGGCTCAAAGTGGTCGAGCAAGAACGCGACGAGGCGCGATTGCACGCTGCGCGATGGGGCTCCTCACCAGAGCCAGCTTCGGGGCCCGCGCCTACTGGCGTGGTGGAGACCGACGACCGGATCGTGTTGCAGGAGGTGGGCATCTACACCTACCAGCACCCCCTGGAGAACGCCGAGCAATTCCGTGAACGATTGGCCACGGTTCGTGACGAGATCAAGGCTGCGGTCGTCGGCGGAGGGGCCATAGTCGCGTCGGACATGTTCAGCTTCAACAACTCTCTCGTCAAAGGCCGCAAGATGACTTCGGATCTGTCGAAGCTCATGCTGCGCGCCTACAACGCCGAGGCCGACATTTGTGTTCGTACCATCCGGGCGGGAAACCTCGCGACGGCCGTGAACCGTCTGGAGAAGGCTGCCGCGACGATCGCCAAGCTCGGAGACATGATGCAGATGCATGTCGCCGAGACCTATCACAGGCTTCGGGTAGAAGAACTCGAGCTCACAGCCGACTACATGATGAAAGTGCAGGAAGAAAAACTCGCTCAACGTGAAGAGCGCGAGCGTCTCCGAGAGGAACGCAAGGTCGAGCAGGAACTGGCGGCGCAGCGGGAAAAGCTCGACAAGGAACGAGCGCACTATCAGAACGTGCTCGACTCCCTCGCCGGCCGCACCGATGCGGAGTCTCAGCGTATTCGAGACAAGTTGGGCGAACTCGACCAGGCCATCGCACAGAACGACTATCGTCGTGCCAACATTCGCGCTGGCTATGTTTACGTGATCAGTAACCGCGGTGCATTCGGACCGGATGTGGTCAAGATCGGTATGACGCGGCGGCTCGAACCGATGGACCGGGTCCGCGAGTTGGGGAGCGCCTCGGTACCGTTTCCATTCGATGTGCACGCGTTGTACTTCTCCGACGATGCCGTTGCCCTGGAGGGAGCGCTCCACGCTGCTTTCACGACTCGTAGACTGAACCACGCAAACCTCAGGCGAGAATTCTTCTTCGCCGAACCCGGCCAAGTGCGAGAGGTGTTGGCTCAGAAAGTGGGGAATCTGTTGGAGTACACGGAGGAACCCGAAGCGACGCAGTACTTTCAGAGTCGTGGTTCCTGGCCGACCAGCGTGCTGTCGCGGCCGGAAGTGTGA
- a CDS encoding DUF3159 domain-containing protein, with protein MNRPESTSDDNNETQTLTGRKTNEKVNATELLLDGLGGTSGMIYTAIPVVAFVTANALVALPVAVGVAIAIALVITVLRVRRGEPIAQASGGLLGVVVAGGVAAWTGSAGGYFLIGIWLSLGGAALMLASILARRPLAGLLWNALHGNEYTWRSNRSVARAHYIATSAFAVLFGARYVIQDWLYDTDATGWLAFARIAMGTPLLALAVLVTVWAFRRSTAQLVHSNPA; from the coding sequence ATGAACAGGCCGGAATCGACATCGGACGACAACAACGAGACGCAGACACTTACCGGTCGCAAGACCAATGAAAAGGTGAATGCCACAGAGCTTCTGCTCGACGGCCTCGGCGGAACCAGCGGAATGATCTACACCGCCATTCCGGTCGTCGCATTCGTCACCGCCAACGCTCTCGTGGCCCTTCCGGTCGCCGTCGGCGTCGCGATCGCCATCGCATTGGTGATCACCGTCCTCCGCGTCCGGCGAGGCGAGCCGATCGCGCAGGCCAGTGGCGGACTGCTGGGTGTCGTCGTTGCAGGCGGTGTCGCCGCCTGGACCGGGTCGGCAGGTGGCTACTTCCTCATCGGGATCTGGCTGAGCTTGGGCGGCGCAGCGCTGATGCTGGCCTCGATACTTGCCCGACGACCGTTGGCCGGACTGCTATGGAATGCGCTGCACGGCAACGAGTACACGTGGCGATCGAATCGCTCGGTCGCCCGCGCCCACTACATCGCGACGTCGGCATTTGCCGTGTTGTTCGGTGCCCGCTACGTCATTCAGGACTGGTTGTACGACACCGACGCCACCGGGTGGCTCGCGTTCGCCCGAATCGCGATGGGGACCCCGCTGCTCGCACTGGCAGTGCTCGTCACCGTCTGGGCCTTCCGCCGCTCCACAGCGCAGTTGGTTCACTCCAACCCTGCGTAG
- a CDS encoding MerR family transcriptional regulator: MGWSTRQIADLAGITLKSVRHYHDVGLLDEPERASNGYKQYSVTHLVRLMQIKRLSELGFSLADIAAQGDGRDHPEQALRTLDAELGATIERLQRARLEIAMLLHDSLPTDLPPELGSAAAHLTTADRQFITFASTVLNPTALDAYCDLLRSTPQLPTDPEFDDLPADADSVTTRDLAERMAPHVRRLAARYPALFDDTETDGDRQRATRALAIAVEDLYNPAQRDVLRQVAALNATDPE; encoded by the coding sequence ATGGGCTGGAGCACTCGGCAGATTGCCGATCTCGCCGGCATCACCCTCAAGTCGGTGCGGCACTACCACGATGTCGGACTACTCGATGAGCCCGAGCGTGCCTCGAACGGCTACAAGCAGTACAGCGTCACGCATCTCGTACGGCTGATGCAGATCAAACGCCTGTCCGAACTGGGATTCTCGTTGGCCGACATCGCCGCTCAGGGTGACGGACGCGACCATCCGGAACAGGCACTTCGCACCCTGGATGCAGAACTCGGCGCGACGATCGAGCGCCTGCAGCGAGCACGGTTGGAGATCGCGATGCTTCTCCACGACTCCCTTCCGACCGATCTTCCGCCCGAACTCGGATCTGCTGCAGCACATCTGACGACAGCAGACCGGCAGTTCATCACCTTCGCCAGCACCGTACTGAATCCGACGGCGCTCGACGCCTACTGCGATCTACTGCGGTCCACTCCTCAGCTGCCCACAGATCCAGAGTTCGACGACCTGCCGGCCGACGCCGACAGCGTCACCACCAGGGATCTGGCGGAACGAATGGCTCCGCATGTTCGTCGGCTGGCGGCTCGTTACCCGGCCCTGTTCGACGACACAGAAACCGACGGCGACAGACAACGGGCGACTCGCGCACTCGCTATCGCCGTGGAAGACCTGTACAACCCCGCCCAACGCGACGTGCTGCGACAGGTCGCGGCACTCAACGCCACCGATCCCGAATAG
- a CDS encoding alpha/beta hydrolase encodes MPLIDNRRAKLFAAASASMLLLGACSQSPSEPDADSEPSADLQQFYDQSVTFEPCEGYGTTTTDDQLFAGDPRFECARVDVPLDYDDPDGRTAQIALLKAPARGEKVGSLLLNSGGPGGAGMSMAATGAVANWADGRLTEKFDLIGFDPRGVGASTPAIDCFTDEEHEAGQSYTTVLTGSRTLTEDGARQLVRQCSERSGGDDVLEQVGTRDAARDMDILRAVLGDDTLSYFGQSYGTRLGAVYAEMFPENVRAMVLDGGIDPGQDTAERRIYQYTNFQKAFDDMAAACTSAPDCPLGTDPSKAVDNFQQIVRPLIDNPIVTPDGRVMDFDAAYGAVIAGLYDSSAWPVIIKGIAELQAGQADTLLKINDIFGGRDADGRVPNFSEALYAINCMDEQRNTPEQEVDLKRQIQEIAPFTDAGLGPDGARDPCEFWPAEPTLDIPYATDIDGLPDTLTISITGDPSTPYEGGVNLANTLGGSLLTVDGDQHTVAFGATSTCVNDIVENYLVDLQSPPTDTRCAL; translated from the coding sequence ATGCCCCTTATCGACAACAGGAGAGCGAAACTCTTCGCTGCAGCGTCAGCGTCGATGCTACTGCTCGGTGCCTGCAGCCAGTCGCCGTCGGAACCGGACGCCGACTCCGAGCCGTCGGCCGATCTGCAGCAGTTCTACGACCAGAGCGTGACATTCGAGCCGTGTGAAGGGTACGGCACCACCACAACCGACGATCAACTGTTCGCCGGCGATCCCAGGTTCGAGTGCGCCCGCGTGGACGTGCCACTCGACTACGACGATCCGGACGGGCGCACGGCGCAGATCGCACTGCTCAAGGCACCCGCACGCGGAGAAAAAGTGGGCTCGCTCCTGCTCAACTCCGGCGGACCCGGCGGTGCCGGAATGAGCATGGCTGCAACGGGTGCGGTGGCGAACTGGGCGGACGGCCGGCTGACCGAGAAGTTCGACCTCATCGGATTCGATCCCCGCGGCGTCGGTGCGTCCACACCGGCCATCGACTGCTTCACCGATGAGGAACACGAGGCAGGGCAGTCCTACACCACAGTCCTCACCGGCTCGAGAACCCTCACCGAGGACGGTGCACGACAGCTGGTGCGCCAATGCTCCGAACGATCCGGCGGCGACGACGTCCTCGAACAAGTCGGCACCCGCGACGCTGCCCGCGACATGGACATTCTCCGGGCCGTGCTCGGCGACGACACCCTGAGCTACTTCGGTCAGAGCTACGGAACACGACTCGGTGCGGTCTACGCGGAGATGTTCCCGGAGAACGTGCGCGCGATGGTCCTCGACGGCGGAATCGATCCGGGGCAGGACACCGCTGAGCGCAGGATCTACCAATACACCAACTTCCAAAAAGCTTTCGACGACATGGCCGCGGCATGCACGAGCGCCCCTGACTGCCCGCTGGGCACCGACCCGAGCAAGGCTGTCGACAACTTCCAACAGATCGTCAGACCGCTGATCGACAACCCGATCGTCACCCCCGATGGCCGCGTCATGGACTTCGACGCCGCCTACGGCGCCGTCATCGCGGGCCTGTACGACTCCTCGGCATGGCCTGTCATCATCAAAGGAATTGCCGAACTCCAAGCAGGACAGGCCGATACCCTTCTGAAGATCAACGACATCTTCGGCGGACGTGACGCCGACGGCAGAGTCCCGAACTTCTCCGAAGCGCTTTACGCGATCAACTGCATGGATGAACAGCGCAACACCCCGGAACAAGAAGTCGATCTCAAGCGGCAGATTCAAGAGATAGCACCGTTCACCGACGCAGGCCTCGGACCGGACGGCGCACGAGACCCTTGCGAATTCTGGCCTGCAGAACCGACTCTCGACATCCCGTACGCCACCGACATCGACGGACTCCCCGACACTCTGACCATCTCGATCACCGGCGACCCGTCCACACCGTACGAGGGCGGCGTCAACTTGGCGAACACCTTGGGCGGATCGCTTCTCACCGTCGATGGCGACCAGCACACCGTGGCGTTCGGTGCAACAAGCACCTGCGTCAACGACATCGTCGAGAACTACCTCGTCGATCTCCAATCCCCACCGACCGACACCCGCTGCGCTCTGTAA